From the genome of Paraburkholderia largidicola:
GCCTGGTCGGATGACTTCACGGCAAAGCTGGATCAGCAGTGGGTGGATCTTTTCTGGACACTTGCTGGACGTAACGGCGCCGGCGGAGAAAGCTTCGATGATCTGTTCCTGCGCTTTTTCTATATTTCGGCCTATTTTCAGACCTGCCAACGCGTCAGCGGGTACTGGAACGCAACCAACGATGATCGCAGTTGGCTCTTAAGGCTTCGCGACGCACGGGGCTACTGCCCGTTAAGAGAGTTCGATGCGAACGGCTCGCTTATGCCGGCACAACTTGCCGAGATCGGAGTCGTACTCGACTATCTGGTGAGCGATCGGGGGGCGAGGTTCGTTCACATTCTCCAGCGAGCCTTGGCGTCAAGAGCGGACTACTACGATCTACTCCGGTTGTACGCGGTCGTGGCTTTTTTGCTTTCCCCCGATGTCCAGAAGCTGGACGAAGCTGCCCACGAGATGTGCTTGCATCGGTGGTCCCGCGTGACCAAGAACTTGATCCAGAATACCCGTATCGATGAACCGAGTACGGCGGTTAGCGCAATAAAAGGCTTGACGACGTTGGCCAAGCACGCCACTTCGCTCTATGAGACTCTGGCCGGGGATGCCCCGGGGAGTCTCGGGTTCAACAGAAGCCAGATCGAAGAGGAGCGCCAGAAGGCCGCGCTGCTTTTGAAGGACGACGAGTGGTCGAATCTGCTCGATGAAGCAGAATCTCACTGGTACCTGCAGGGGCGCGTGGGCTTCCTATTGAAGTTGAGCACGACCGATTCTTCAGCGCCCGGCAAGGAACAGTTTCAAAAGTACACGGCGGTCGTAAAACGGGTATTGACGCAAGATATTCTTGTGTCTCAAGAGTTCGTGCTTCAACGAGCGTTGCTCTCGCTTTATGACTTCCTCCCGGCGTCAACTGGAGACAATCATACCTTCTGCGTTCCAAACGCTACCTCTTACCGCGATCGCCAGGAGAACTGGTTACCGGTCTTTGAGGATTCTCGGTTCCGGGAATTTCTTGATGCCATCGGTGACGATGTACCAACCTCGCTCAGACAACTGATCGACAACAGCACCGCGACAGGCTGGCGCTCCTTGATGGTTCGCGACCCAGGACTGTTTGGCTATTGTGGAATGCGACTGGTACGCAAGTCCGCAGACAGCGTCCTCCTCCTGTCGAAGGTGCGGTTGTCTGGCTACTTCGCCGAATCACACAGCTACGCACTTTATCTCGAACTTCGGCGACAACAGATGACCGGGGAACTCGCCGATATCAAGCAGATCAGCTACCGAGCTGTGTATGGTGACGACTATCCAGGCCTCTACATCAAATCGGACACCGACTATTGGATAGTCTTTCGTCGCGACAAGTGGAGCTGTTGGCGTAGCGGCGGGGAACCAGCGGAGATGCCTGAGCCGATAGCTCAGATAGCGGCGCGCTTCAGTTGATGTGACGATACAGTTGATCGACGGCGCCAGAGGGTTCTTGTTCTGCTCGAACTAGTCGAAGTGCATTTGGGGCTCGACAAAGCCGCTTTTACAGATGCATTTTCGATGCAACGCCCGATTGTTGTTGAACGAAAGCAAAAAAAGAAACCCGGAAGCGGACAGACTCAGCAGGTCCGAAAGCCCGCTGAGTCTAATGGTCCGGTTTGCGCTAACCTTGCATCATCATGGCGGCTTCCCGTGCCAGCACCGTTCCTCCCATTCACCGAGCTCGTCGTTGGAAACGACTGTATCGGAGCAGCGTTCTACGGCGGCTCTCCCCAAGCTAACGGCATTCAACTTAATGGGTTTAGGTTCAACCTGTAAGGTCATTAATTTGAGGAGGTTGATGTTCAGCCATTCTGGTCGAATGGGAGAACACATGGCGCAGATAGACGTCGAACAGGTGGCTGGCGTGATCAGCTGGACGATTGCGACGCACCGTAGTGAAAGCGGCCTGACACAGGAACAGGTCGCAGAATCGCTCGGTATTGGTAATGAGGCGGTATCGCGTATGGAGTGAGGCCTAGTGATGCCGACCGTTTCACGCTTTGTCGAACTCGCCGAAATTTTGGCTGCGAGGCAGCCGGCCTGCAAGCCGAGGGAAGTAGCCGCAGCAGCGATCAAGCGGAATACGTGGGGCGGCTTCTTGCAAAGCTTGGTGGCAGCGACCGTGCGATGGTTGTCGAGATCGAGAAGCGTTTGGCGGGACGACTCGCCAAACGCTGATTCCGTCAATATTCGTCGGGCAGCAGGATCGTCGTAGTCGACCGATCCCATTCGGTGATTACCCAGATTCGCGTTGCGTCCGGTAACCGGTAGCTCGACAGAAGGCGCAAGCCTGTGGTAACTGATAGGTCGTTCTGGCGTCTGTCGTCGTCGGGAATGTCGCCCCAGTTGCCGCACACGTGTTGCATGACGACGCTTATGACGGGAATGCCGTGCGAGTGCAGCGCAGTATGCGCTGCGGGAGTGACACACAGGCGACCGGGATAAAAGAGTGGTTTGAGCCTCGCGGGCTGATTCATGATGGAGTGTTCCAGAAATGGGACGAGCGCGAGCCTCCGAAGAATCCGGATGCAAGACGCGCGAAAACCGAAGGAATAAAAGACCGGGCGCACGATGCGCCCGTTTATGACGTGACCTCGGCGAGTTGGCGTCTCAGGGCGGATGCCTTCGCCTGAGAGCAGCGCAGATGACGGCGTATGTCCGCGACGGTCGGGCGAACGTGACCGGCCGCGACGTCGCGGGCAAGTTGCGTGATCTCGTCGTCGGTCGCGTTGGCGACGGGGGATGACGCAAGCTGAACGGCGTCCGCAGTCGTATCGCCAGGGAAGACGGGATCGTTACCGGGCGTCGCGGGTACATGACTCTTTGTGACGACAGCAAATGTGGGCGGCGTCGAGTCCGGAGTGGCGACTGGCACGGGAGACCGCCGGAGTGCAATGGTCCAGAGCAGGCACGCCACGCCTTCGAGCACGCCAGCGAACAGCAAGCCGGAAATCAGATCGACGAGCCCCGCAGTCGTGCCCCGTAAGGCAGCGAGGTAAGCGGCTCGCGAGGGCCGTTCGATGGAACTCGCGCGCGCGAGGGATGATAGTGATACTGGACCGAAGGGTAATGATCAGAGGGAGATCGGTGGAGGTGACAGGACGGGCAGTCTGTCTGCCACATTCCATGGCAGGAGTTCACCGATGCGATTGATCTTGTGATCGGCGATGTGGGTCAGGAGATATTCAAGGTAGCTGAGGGGGTTGATCCCATTGAGCTTGCATGACCCGATCAGGCCGTACATTGCCGCAGCCCTTTCCCCTCCACTGTCGGAGCCTGCGAAGAGGAAGTTCTTCCTCCCCAGGCTTACGCAGCGCAAGGCGTTTTCGGCCAGCGCGTTGCTTATTTCGACGCGACCGTCGTCACAGTACAGAACGAGCGCGTCCCATTGATTGAGTGAATAGTTGATCGCTTTGGTCAGTTCCGACTTTGCTGACAGTGTCGCGCGCTTGTGTGTCATCCATGCATTGATGGCCGCTAACACCGGTATGCTCTTGTGCTGTCGTACCTGCCGCCTCTCGCCTGGCGGTGCGCCGCGAATATGGGCCTCGATTCCGTAAAGTTCGCCAATCAGCTCGAGCACATGCCTTGTCGCTTCGGTGGGTGTACGCACATGAACATCGTACAGATATCGCCTGGCGTGATCCCAACATGCCGCTTCACGGATCCTGCCGCCTTCATACAGCTCGTTGAAGCCCCCGTATGCGTCGGCCTGCAGGATGCCCTCAAATCCGGCGAGATGGCTCTGCGGGTGAATGCCTTTGCGGTCGGGCGAGTATGCAAACCAGACCGCCGCCGGCTCCGTTGATCCCGAGCGACTGTCATCGCGAACATAGACCCACAGTCGGCCCGTGCGGGTCTTCCTGTTGCCGGGCGCCAGCACAGGAATTGGCGTGTCGTCCGCATGCAGCTTGAAACTCGCCATCACGTAGCGACGCAGCGCCTCGGTCAGCGGACGACAGAGCTCCTCGCACTGACCGACCCAGCGCCCCATGCTGGCGCGATCGAGCGTGACGCCGTCACGCGCAGCAATCTCCGATAGCCGGTACAGCGGTTGATGATCTGCAAACTTCGAAACGAGGATATCTGCCAGTAGGCTCGGATGCGCAATGCTGCGCTCGATCGGTAGCACCGGCATTGGCGGCTGGGAGAAGTGATGACAGCAGGGGCAGACTGCCTTGCGCCGGATTGTGCGAATCACCTTGAACGCGGCGGCGACACGGGCGAGTTGCTCAGACACGTCTTCGCCAAGTGGTTGCATGGCGTTGCCGCAGTTCGGGCAGTTCGAACCAGTGTCAAGCACGTGCTCTTCGCGCAGCAGATGCGGCGGCAACGCCTCCTTCGGGGCCGTCGTACCGACTGGCGCGCTCGTACCCGACGCGCGGGCACGGCGAACATCGGCGGCACCACGCCCACCCGTCAGATCCTCCAGTTTGGTTTCGAGCCGCTCGATCTGGCGGTCCAATTGCTCGGATTTGCGGCCGAACTGCATCCGCCTGAGCTTGTCGATCTGAGCCTTAAGCTGCTCGATCTCGATATCACGTTCGGCAAGCTGGGCGCGGGCCTCGATCAGCAAGGCTTTGAGCGCATCGACGTCATCCGGCAGTGGGACATCATCGGTCATGCGCCGGAGTTTACGCGTGCGCCAGGCCGTTTACAACACCGATAGCGCCGCCGTTCGACGCGGCTGACGCCAGTCGATGCCTTCGAGCAACATCGACAGTTGTGCATGGGTCAGATGGACCTTGCCACCGTCAGCCTGCGGCCAGATAAAACGCCCTCGTTCGAGCCGCTTCGCAAGGAGCCAAAGCCCGTCCTCTGTGGCCCACAAGATCTTGATCAGGTCGCCGCGCCGCCCGCGAAAAATGAAGACGTTGCCGCCCAGCGGATTCTCCTCGAGCGCGGTCTGCACCTTCGCCGCCAGCCCCTGAAAACCGGCGCGCATGTCGGTGACGCCGGCAGCGATCCAGATGCGAGTGCCAGCCGGCAGGCCGATCATCGGGTAAGCTCCCGAATCAGCAGGCGCAGCATATCCGGTGACACGTTGCCGCGAACTCTCAGGCGCGCACGGTCGAACTCGATCTCACAAAGATCCTCTGGAGACCGTACTGTCGTGACTGCCGTCGGTGGCGTATGGCTGGCTGCTTCAGCGACGACATCCACAGACAACAGCGAAGGTGCCTGCTGTGTCGGTTTCGGCGCCGCGCCCTCCGGGAGCGTTGGCAAACCATACTCTCCTGCCAGATAGAGCCGCCGCCATTTGAACAGCAGGTTCGCGTTGATATCGTTGCTGCGCGCGATCAACGCTACCGACGCACCCGGCTCGAACGATTGTTCGACGAGTTGCCGCTTGAATTCGGTCGGAAAGTTCGGCCGTTTATATGCGCTGCCTGCGGAGCGCTCATCCCACGTCTTGTCCACTTTGGTTCCCACCATAAATTTGGTGGATACCAAACTATCCAAAACCTCAATCGCTATGCCAGAACGGCCCTCGTGAGCCGCTTACGCAGCGAGTCGCGACGTGACCGGATCAGCACGACGCGAGTCCTCCATGCCAGTCGCACGGTCGCGCTGGGCCTCGATGCGCCGGACGTCACTGGCTTCGGCGTCTAGCGCATCGAGGCTTGCCTGGCGCGTCATGCGCCGGCCATTTCGGGTTGCGCAGGCTCGCCGACAGTTCAGCTGGTTGACCGACGCCAGTTCGCGCGTAACCATTGCGCGCTCCGTCATGACGACCGCAAGGCTGCGTTCCGGCGCGGGCGGCATGTCGCCGGCAACGGTAGCTGCCCGCCTATCTCCGGCATGCTGTTGCGCGAGCAAGAAAAAGGTCACATGGCCGTAGCATGCGGTAACCAGACACGCTACCCATATCAGGGAACCTATGCTGCGGATGGAGATCGACGCCTCGCGCGCCAGCGCGGGCAACAGGTGCGCACCCACGACCAGTACGATGCCTGTCGCCACCCAGACGAATCGCTCAGTCAGCCAGCCGCCCCGCTGCCACCCGGCGAGGACCGACATGCAGATAGCGGTGCCGCTCGCGAAGACCGCCAGTAGCAACGCGCCTTGCCGGAGCGTCATGCCGTCGCTCCGCCCAGCAGCACGGTGCGCCGATCCAGCCGCTCTTTCAGGCTGGGCCTTACTGCCGGGACTTCACCGCCCGCATCGGCGGTCGTGACTGGACCGTCGCTGTGACCGGAGTCGGACGGATAGAACTCGTCGACGACTTCCGCCCCATCCTCGATGCTGTCCTCAAAGGCACCGTTACTGAAACCGGCATGCGCGGCGGTATCGAGTGCCCGCTGATCGAATCCGGCAGCCTGTCGCCGGGCATCGAGTTCGCGCGCCTGCATGATGGCATCTTCGAGCGTGCTGCCGGAACGCACTGCCAGATCCACGTAGTAGATCGCCGACCGGTAGCTCTGCGTGGTGGACTTGCCGCGCAGCTTCAGTTCCAGCGGCAGACAGGCGAGGAGGTTGCCCGATACTGCGCCAAAGTAATGCAGGCGTGCGGCTAGCGTGCGAATCGAGTTGTACGAGGTCGTACGGAAGATGAACGAACCGAGTTCGTCTTCGTCGCCAATGGCAACGTTCAGCCGCCCATACGGCTTGCAGTTTCCGGCGCGACCGAACGCGCAGCCGTCCGGCGACGGGCAGGGCAGCTCCTCGATTCCGGTATCGCCAACCCGCCTGCACGACTCGCCGTTGCCGACGCACACGGGGCGGCCGGTGTCGCGGTCGAACAGCGAATACTCGGCGCGCAGGTTGAGATGGGGATCGTTGAACAGGAACCGGACCGGAATCGCGCGCAGCTTGCCGGTGCTGACCTTGCGCAGCGACTCGTTCAGCGGATGCAGCATCCAGCCGTCGCGGTTCTGGACCTGTGTGGTGATCGTGAACTGGTCGTCCTTCTCCGGCAGACGCT
Proteins encoded in this window:
- a CDS encoding DUF262 domain-containing protein produces the protein MSQGKLHTFFGLLEDVDVIEIPVIQRDYAQGRTEAGDIRESFLSAIAGALKKENPPLDLDFVYGSVAQDGLRTLSVLDGQQRLTTLFLLHRYLAALDGKFEDFRERAWIKEVERTGFAYSTRPSAAEFFEALTVNDFNIPGVHEEATLSALIVDSKWFFDAWRRDPTVRSSLVMLDAIDVKFRKTEGLYQTLVEEQRVTFHYLDLHDFGLSDDLYIKMNARGKALTPFENFKAWIVEKVADEAWSDDFTAKLDQQWVDLFWTLAGRNGAGGESFDDLFLRFFYISAYFQTCQRVSGYWNATNDDRSWLLRLRDARGYCPLREFDANGSLMPAQLAEIGVVLDYLVSDRGARFVHILQRALASRADYYDLLRLYAVVAFLLSPDVQKLDEAAHEMCLHRWSRVTKNLIQNTRIDEPSTAVSAIKGLTTLAKHATSLYETLAGDAPGSLGFNRSQIEEERQKAALLLKDDEWSNLLDEAESHWYLQGRVGFLLKLSTTDSSAPGKEQFQKYTAVVKRVLTQDILVSQEFVLQRALLSLYDFLPASTGDNHTFCVPNATSYRDRQENWLPVFEDSRFREFLDAIGDDVPTSLRQLIDNSTATGWRSLMVRDPGLFGYCGMRLVRKSADSVLLLSKVRLSGYFAESHSYALYLELRRQQMTGELADIKQISYRAVYGDDYPGLYIKSDTDYWIVFRRDKWSCWRSGGEPAEMPEPIAQIAARFS
- a CDS encoding helix-turn-helix domain-containing protein; this translates as METTVSEQRSTAALPKLTAFNLMGLGSTCKVINLRRLMFSHSGRMGEHMAQIDVEQVAGVISWTIATHRSESGLTQEQVAESLGIGNEAVSRME
- the tnpC gene encoding IS66 family transposase encodes the protein MTDDVPLPDDVDALKALLIEARAQLAERDIEIEQLKAQIDKLRRMQFGRKSEQLDRQIERLETKLEDLTGGRGAADVRRARASGTSAPVGTTAPKEALPPHLLREEHVLDTGSNCPNCGNAMQPLGEDVSEQLARVAAAFKVIRTIRRKAVCPCCHHFSQPPMPVLPIERSIAHPSLLADILVSKFADHQPLYRLSEIAARDGVTLDRASMGRWVGQCEELCRPLTEALRRYVMASFKLHADDTPIPVLAPGNRKTRTGRLWVYVRDDSRSGSTEPAAVWFAYSPDRKGIHPQSHLAGFEGILQADAYGGFNELYEGGRIREAACWDHARRYLYDVHVRTPTEATRHVLELIGELYGIEAHIRGAPPGERRQVRQHKSIPVLAAINAWMTHKRATLSAKSELTKAINYSLNQWDALVLYCDDGRVEISNALAENALRCVSLGRKNFLFAGSDSGGERAAAMYGLIGSCKLNGINPLSYLEYLLTHIADHKINRIGELLPWNVADRLPVLSPPPISL
- the tnpB gene encoding IS66 family insertion sequence element accessory protein TnpB (TnpB, as the term is used for proteins encoded by IS66 family insertion elements, is considered an accessory protein, since TnpC, encoded by a neighboring gene, is a DDE family transposase.), with protein sequence MIGLPAGTRIWIAAGVTDMRAGFQGLAAKVQTALEENPLGGNVFIFRGRRGDLIKILWATEDGLWLLAKRLERGRFIWPQADGGKVHLTHAQLSMLLEGIDWRQPRRTAALSVL
- the tnpA gene encoding IS66-like element accessory protein TnpA; the encoded protein is MDSLVSTKFMVGTKVDKTWDERSAGSAYKRPNFPTEFKRQLVEQSFEPGASVALIARSNDINANLLFKWRRLYLAGEYGLPTLPEGAAPKPTQQAPSLLSVDVVAEAASHTPPTAVTTVRSPEDLCEIEFDRARLRVRGNVSPDMLRLLIRELTR
- a CDS encoding phage capsid protein; the protein is MLKGLAITPPVIGRISIGRVVEKNGKRLPEKDDQFTITTQVQNRDGWMLHPLNESLRKVSTGKLRAIPVRFLFNDPHLNLRAEYSLFDRDTGRPVCVGNGESCRRVGDTGIEELPCPSPDGCAFGRAGNCKPYGRLNVAIGDEDELGSFIFRTTSYNSIRTLAARLHYFGAVSGNLLACLPLELKLRGKSTTQSYRSAIYYVDLAVRSGSTLEDAIMQARELDARRQAAGFDQRALDTAAHAGFSNGAFEDSIEDGAEVVDEFYPSDSGHSDGPVTTADAGGEVPAVRPSLKERLDRRTVLLGGATA